A region from the Phycisphaerales bacterium genome encodes:
- a CDS encoding DUF3375 domain-containing protein, with protein sequence MRLDLLLAYFGTSPALKLLRAQHAPFVIDFLHRQFKAPGRISLPASDLVSALNDYRESVQTTHPDALRDKPEHYLSAWCSGETRWLHRSVEGGRNEPVYQLTPHTEDVFIFLDRALQKDLGFVGTESRLRVVISTLADLVAGASHDPEVRLAHLREERTRIDDEIGQILRDGGVEARYEPAAVRERFATAVGLLKELLSDFRAVEDRFKEITRQVQRRQLDGKDSRGEILQFALDAEDVLKQDDQGVSFYEFVRFILSPTQQEKLQTIIAELGRIDELSQQSDGLATVRRMVPSLIADAEKVMRTNQRLSATLRRLLDVRTASDRRRVTQLLADIRGLGAALADAPPADISATVDVGVQVAFPFSRTFWSPPTEFAKMDLSEGQVDDARRVELFRMLAQLHRLNWAAMRQRIHALTSRTGRSMTLSEVVREFPPEAGIVELLGYIQIAKDDGHIISRERSEDIQVDGTVSRRVTVPLIVFLPPQETANA encoded by the coding sequence ATGCGCCTTGACCTGCTTCTCGCATATTTTGGCACGTCGCCAGCGCTGAAGTTGCTGCGGGCACAACACGCGCCGTTCGTGATTGACTTTCTCCACCGGCAATTCAAGGCACCAGGCCGCATCTCGCTCCCCGCGTCTGATCTGGTGAGCGCTTTGAACGACTACCGGGAGTCCGTGCAAACAACCCATCCGGATGCCTTGCGCGACAAACCCGAGCACTACCTGTCCGCTTGGTGTAGTGGGGAAACACGCTGGCTGCACCGCTCCGTCGAAGGGGGCCGGAACGAGCCGGTGTATCAGTTGACGCCGCACACAGAGGACGTGTTCATATTCCTCGACCGCGCGCTCCAGAAGGACCTGGGGTTCGTCGGCACCGAGTCCCGCCTGCGCGTCGTCATCAGCACTTTGGCCGATCTCGTCGCCGGTGCCTCGCACGATCCCGAAGTTCGCTTGGCGCATCTCCGGGAGGAGCGCACACGGATCGATGATGAGATCGGACAGATCCTGAGAGATGGCGGGGTCGAGGCGCGGTATGAACCGGCAGCGGTGCGAGAGCGGTTCGCCACCGCTGTTGGACTGCTCAAGGAACTGCTCTCGGATTTCCGCGCTGTTGAAGACCGCTTCAAAGAGATCACCCGCCAGGTACAGCGACGGCAACTGGATGGAAAGGACTCCCGAGGCGAGATTCTTCAGTTCGCGCTCGACGCAGAGGATGTTCTGAAGCAGGACGATCAGGGCGTGAGTTTCTACGAGTTTGTGCGCTTCATTCTCTCGCCCACCCAACAGGAAAAGCTCCAGACGATCATCGCCGAACTCGGGAGGATCGACGAACTTTCGCAGCAATCCGACGGGCTCGCCACGGTGCGCCGAATGGTGCCGTCGCTGATCGCGGACGCCGAAAAGGTGATGCGGACCAATCAACGGCTCTCTGCCACGCTGCGGCGACTGCTGGATGTCCGGACCGCGTCGGATCGGCGTCGAGTAACCCAACTGCTCGCGGACATCCGGGGTCTCGGTGCCGCCCTTGCAGATGCGCCCCCCGCAGACATCAGCGCCACGGTGGATGTTGGCGTCCAGGTGGCGTTCCCGTTCTCGCGGACATTCTGGAGCCCTCCCACCGAGTTTGCGAAGATGGACCTTTCGGAGGGACAGGTTGACGATGCACGGCGTGTGGAGTTGTTCAGGATGCTCGCCCAACTCCATCGCCTCAACTGGGCGGCGATGCGACAACGCATTCATGCCCTTACTTCTCGCACCGGCAGGTCCATGACCCTTTCCGAGGTGGTGCGGGAGTTTCCACCGGAAGCAGGCATTGTCGAGCTCTTGGGATACATACAGATCGCCAAAGATGACGGACACATCATCAGCCGGGAACGGTCGGAGGACATCCAGGTCGACGGCACCGTCTCTCGCCGCGTCACCGTCCCGCTGATTGTGTTTCTCCCTCCCCAGGAGACCGCGAATGCGTAA
- a CDS encoding DUF4194 domain-containing protein: MRNPSSSPIPEFREWSIAAVRLLQGVIYADEERVWNLLLSNRSQIETFVARLGLTLVVDEAEGYAYVRQWGEDECPSGYEQLPKLVRRSQLGYAPTMLAVLFRDELRRFEEDDLHNERCVVEIDAIFDQWKGFFPAQYDEVRQRKEFSAALHKLDDLGFVRKFADNPEAWEVRRILKAKLPASELETLKQQLAAAAAARTQGDSDA, from the coding sequence ATGCGTAACCCCTCATCATCTCCGATCCCCGAGTTCCGCGAATGGAGCATCGCGGCAGTTCGATTGCTGCAGGGGGTCATCTACGCGGACGAAGAACGGGTGTGGAACCTTTTGCTGTCCAATCGGTCGCAGATTGAGACCTTCGTGGCCCGCTTGGGGCTCACGCTCGTCGTCGATGAAGCGGAGGGATACGCATATGTGCGTCAATGGGGAGAAGACGAGTGCCCGAGTGGGTACGAGCAGCTGCCGAAGCTGGTTCGTCGCAGCCAACTCGGATATGCGCCCACGATGCTCGCCGTGCTGTTTCGGGACGAGCTCCGGCGGTTCGAAGAAGATGATCTTCATAACGAACGATGCGTTGTCGAGATCGACGCCATCTTCGACCAATGGAAGGGGTTCTTTCCCGCCCAATACGACGAAGTGCGTCAGCGCAAGGAATTCAGCGCCGCCCTGCACAAACTCGATGACCTGGGGTTCGTTCGAAAGTTCGCCGACAATCCCGAAGCGTGGGAGGTCCGCCGCATTCTGAAGGCGAAACTCCCCGCTTCCGAACTCGAAACGCTGAAACAGCAGCTGGCAGCGGCCGCGGCGGCTCGCACGCAGGGGGACTCTGATGCATGA
- a CDS encoding heavy metal translocating P-type ATPase — MPTSTFIIPALDCPTEEALIRRRLGRLEGVSELRFDLMGRRLTVDHSPADDAAIVAALVDIGMDPTPTSHGCGAAMPAIVCSDGGRALGTPVDAAPPRPWWRRHGLFALSGVLAAGAEGMFFAGVQESSWPVVATAVTSIALGGLPTFRKGWTALRTFTLNINFLMTVAIIGGAVIGAWPEIALVTFLFGLAELIEAKALDRARNAVKGLMAMAPDVARVKQPDGSWRERNAGDVPVGAVVQVKPGERLALDGVVVAGESSVNQAPVTGESVPVDKVMGDKVFAGTINESGVLEFKTSGGKDQTTLAKIIRTVQEAQGSRAPTQRFVDNFAKVYTPIVCVAALLIAVVPWLAFGQPFYPWLYKALVLLVIACPCALVISTPVTVVSGLTAAARRGILIKGGVHLENGRKLKVIALDKTGTITEGKPRVTDVQPIGGASKDEVLRIAASLDALSQHPVALAVVAAWEGPRQSVEGFKSLTGRGVEGKISGETYFVGNHRLAEERTVCSLEVEAVLAHFEVQGKTTVVVASATRALGVIAVADTPRETSVEALKQLHGLGVKTLMLSGDNQATAGAIAKAVGIDDAKGGMLPEDKLAEIERLLKKHGDAVGMVGDGVNDSPALARSTIGFAMGAAGTDTALETADVALMQDDMRGLPEFVQLSRRTGEILFQNIALSIGIKLVFFGLALGGAATMWMAVIADVGASLLVVGNGLGTLRVAQSRSRAKASLLHHNPDGEAAQPSDSPNHSNLNTLKPSDSL; from the coding sequence ATGCCGACCAGCACGTTCATCATCCCGGCGCTGGACTGCCCTACCGAGGAAGCGTTGATTCGCCGACGCCTCGGGCGGCTGGAAGGCGTGTCTGAGCTGCGGTTTGACCTTATGGGGCGTCGTCTGACCGTCGACCACAGCCCTGCCGATGACGCTGCCATCGTCGCGGCGCTTGTCGACATCGGGATGGACCCAACGCCCACGTCGCACGGTTGCGGAGCAGCAATGCCGGCCATCGTGTGCAGTGACGGTGGACGTGCGCTAGGCACGCCAGTGGACGCCGCTCCGCCACGCCCGTGGTGGCGGAGGCACGGGCTGTTCGCGCTCTCCGGCGTGTTGGCCGCTGGGGCAGAGGGGATGTTCTTCGCCGGCGTGCAGGAGAGCTCTTGGCCGGTCGTCGCAACGGCCGTGACGTCGATTGCGCTGGGAGGGTTGCCGACATTCCGCAAAGGTTGGACGGCCCTGCGGACGTTCACACTCAACATCAACTTCCTGATGACCGTTGCGATCATCGGCGGCGCGGTAATCGGCGCGTGGCCGGAGATCGCGCTCGTGACGTTTCTCTTCGGCCTGGCGGAGTTGATCGAGGCGAAGGCCCTCGACCGCGCCCGTAACGCCGTGAAGGGGCTGATGGCGATGGCCCCGGATGTGGCGCGCGTGAAGCAGCCGGATGGGTCGTGGCGAGAGAGAAACGCAGGAGATGTGCCCGTGGGCGCAGTCGTGCAGGTCAAGCCGGGCGAGCGGCTCGCGCTTGATGGCGTGGTGGTCGCGGGCGAGTCGAGCGTGAACCAGGCCCCGGTCACGGGCGAGTCCGTGCCAGTCGATAAGGTGATGGGCGACAAGGTCTTTGCCGGGACCATCAACGAGTCGGGCGTGCTGGAGTTCAAGACCAGCGGCGGCAAGGACCAGACCACGCTCGCCAAGATTATTCGGACGGTGCAGGAGGCGCAGGGGAGCCGCGCACCGACGCAGCGGTTCGTGGACAACTTCGCCAAGGTCTACACGCCCATCGTCTGCGTCGCTGCGCTTCTGATCGCGGTCGTGCCGTGGCTGGCGTTCGGCCAACCGTTCTATCCCTGGCTCTACAAGGCGCTCGTGCTCCTGGTGATCGCGTGCCCGTGCGCTCTTGTGATCTCAACGCCCGTGACGGTGGTGAGCGGGCTGACGGCGGCGGCCCGCCGAGGCATCCTCATCAAGGGCGGCGTGCATCTGGAGAACGGCCGCAAGCTCAAGGTCATCGCGCTGGACAAGACCGGCACCATCACCGAGGGCAAGCCGCGCGTGACGGATGTGCAGCCCATCGGCGGCGCGAGCAAGGATGAAGTCCTCCGTATCGCCGCGAGCCTCGATGCGCTCTCGCAGCACCCGGTGGCCCTCGCGGTGGTGGCGGCTTGGGAAGGACCGCGCCAGAGCGTCGAAGGGTTCAAGTCGCTGACGGGGCGGGGCGTCGAGGGAAAGATCTCGGGCGAGACGTACTTTGTAGGCAACCACCGCCTCGCCGAGGAACGCACCGTCTGCTCGCTGGAAGTCGAGGCGGTGCTGGCGCACTTCGAGGTGCAGGGGAAGACAACCGTCGTGGTCGCCTCGGCGACGCGGGCACTGGGCGTCATCGCCGTCGCCGACACGCCCCGCGAGACCAGTGTCGAAGCGCTCAAGCAGTTGCACGGATTGGGCGTCAAGACGCTCATGCTCTCTGGCGACAACCAGGCGACGGCGGGCGCGATCGCCAAGGCGGTGGGCATCGACGACGCCAAGGGCGGGATGCTGCCCGAGGACAAACTCGCCGAGATCGAGCGTTTGCTGAAGAAACACGGCGACGCGGTAGGCATGGTGGGCGACGGTGTGAACGACTCGCCGGCGCTCGCCCGCTCCACCATCGGCTTCGCCATGGGCGCTGCGGGCACCGACACCGCTCTCGAAACCGCAGATGTGGCCCTGATGCAGGATGACATGCGAGGTCTGCCAGAGTTCGTCCAGCTCTCACGCCGCACCGGGGAGATCCTGTTCCAGAACATCGCTCTTTCGATCGGCATCAAGTTAGTCTTCTTCGGCCTTGCGCTCGGCGGCGCGGCCACGATGTGGATGGCCGTGATCGCCGACGTCGGGGCGAGTCTGCTTGTGGTTGGGAACGGCTTGGGGACCCTTCGTGTGGCGCAGTCTCGCTCACGTGCCAAGGCCAGTTTGCTACACCATAATCCAGACGGCGAAGCTGCGCAACCGTCCGATTCGCCGAACCACTCTAACCTCAACACGTTAAAACCCAGCGACAGTCTTTAA
- a CDS encoding potassium-transporting ATPase subunit F: MRSTRRGRLMIWFCAVLGLLALVYLVVAMLRPEWFSN, encoded by the coding sequence TTGCGATCGACGCGGAGGGGCCGCCTCATGATCTGGTTCTGCGCTGTGCTCGGCTTGCTCGCACTGGTTTACCTCGTGGTCGCGATGCTCCGCCCCGAGTGGTTCAGCAACTGA
- a CDS encoding Fic family protein, with translation MDQPKATTRPAGYTALLDRYAIRAMPTWHRSVISEGSTRRTDSSAGEVVETYPAAYWPGESPGDHLEFALKYDGMNLGMLAVLLPAIGADEIARYINSKPNGKYARRIWYFYEMLTGDRLPLADLTQGNYVDLLESEEHFTFDRAEPIRRQRVNNNLLGDASFCPTIRKTKTISAFIERDLSARCRTLISSYSPELLRRALSYLYTKETKSSFEIENIKPDANRTERFIALLRVALKEDLCTKPRLIDLQNQIVDPRFKDDDYRDSQNYVGETVSIGKERVHYVCPKPEHVTALMAGIISAHVRMERGSVHPVVQAAIVGYGFVFVHPFEDGNGRIHRLLIHNILSRRGFVPDGVIFPVSAAMLKQAAAYDASLEAFSRPLLGLVEYTLDDQGRMTVHNDPGVWYRYPDMTVQVESLFTFVEQTIETELVEELAFLANYDDTKRSVQAIVDMPDRDIDLFIRFCLQNNGKLSQRKRESHFRLLTNDEIDRLERAVAEGYKQPDGGPGD, from the coding sequence ATGGACCAGCCAAAGGCGACCACCCGGCCCGCAGGCTACACCGCGCTGCTCGATCGATATGCGATCCGCGCGATGCCAACCTGGCATCGGTCCGTGATTTCTGAGGGTAGTACCCGACGAACCGATTCATCCGCGGGCGAGGTCGTCGAGACGTACCCGGCTGCGTATTGGCCGGGTGAGAGTCCAGGAGACCACCTCGAGTTCGCCCTGAAGTACGACGGAATGAACCTTGGCATGCTGGCGGTCCTTCTGCCGGCGATCGGGGCGGACGAGATCGCCAGATACATCAACTCGAAGCCGAACGGGAAATACGCCCGCCGCATCTGGTACTTCTACGAGATGCTGACCGGCGATCGTCTCCCGCTTGCCGACCTGACGCAGGGAAACTACGTGGATCTCCTGGAGAGCGAGGAGCACTTCACGTTCGATCGCGCGGAGCCGATTCGTCGTCAGCGCGTCAACAACAATCTGCTTGGCGATGCAAGCTTCTGTCCGACGATTCGGAAAACCAAGACCATTTCGGCGTTCATCGAACGGGATCTTTCCGCCCGGTGCAGAACACTGATCTCGTCGTACTCTCCTGAACTCCTCCGACGAGCACTGAGCTACCTGTACACGAAGGAAACAAAGTCGTCCTTCGAGATCGAGAACATCAAGCCGGACGCGAACAGAACTGAGCGATTCATCGCTCTTCTGCGAGTCGCTCTAAAGGAGGATCTGTGCACCAAGCCGCGGCTGATCGATCTCCAGAATCAGATCGTGGACCCTCGGTTCAAGGATGACGACTACCGCGACAGCCAAAACTACGTCGGCGAGACGGTCTCCATCGGGAAGGAGCGCGTGCATTACGTCTGCCCGAAGCCCGAGCACGTCACGGCCCTGATGGCGGGGATCATCTCGGCGCACGTACGGATGGAGCGCGGCTCCGTCCATCCAGTTGTCCAGGCGGCGATCGTCGGATACGGCTTCGTGTTCGTCCACCCGTTCGAGGATGGCAACGGCCGCATCCACCGTCTCCTTATCCACAACATCCTCAGTCGGAGAGGTTTCGTGCCGGACGGAGTGATCTTCCCGGTTTCGGCGGCGATGCTCAAACAGGCCGCCGCGTATGACGCGTCGCTGGAGGCCTTCTCACGCCCGCTCTTGGGGTTGGTGGAATACACGCTCGACGATCAGGGGCGCATGACGGTCCACAACGATCCCGGCGTGTGGTACCGGTACCCGGACATGACCGTGCAGGTCGAGAGTCTGTTCACCTTCGTCGAGCAGACCATCGAAACGGAACTCGTCGAAGAGCTGGCATTCCTGGCGAACTACGACGACACAAAGCGCTCCGTGCAGGCGATCGTCGACATGCCCGATCGCGATATCGACCTGTTCATCCGATTCTGCCTGCAGAACAACGGGAAGTTGTCCCAGCGGAAGCGGGAGTCGCACTTCCGGCTGTTGACCAATGACGAAATTGACCGGCTCGAGCGAGCCGTGGCGGAGGGGTACAAGCAGCCCGACGGCGGCCCGGGGGACTGA
- a CDS encoding AAA family ATPase yields the protein MHDAPRRTPGYRLQKLEVSNWGTFDSSRGTVHVVRPCGATTLLIGQNGSGKSTLVDALLTLFVRPVVRNYNVAAGAQKTERDERTYIKGAFDRRSRDEDNRAEVQYLRPDGRNYSTLLATFKNDRGDAFTVAQVLYLGGDGGAEKVYAFAQGEKSIAEHCANLATTERVRQQMEKRGFRATDKYNEYHGWVAKFTGMQPKAMDVFNQTVAVKDIQSLNKFIREHMLEPKPWMEKIETLQAHFTQLTEAYQSLVRVRRQFELLTPIAAKGATFTAQSNALHLAQAMCGAAAPYFRAMTIELLGPAAESLAKDLSALLATRDRLDTELRDAADAERQLKNEIENAGGERLRQIPLLIKQHETESANRRERSVRFMAALATTALAADVTDDASLRELHQRLPEFIKVLSTREEALRREHQDVVLDRGDAHRELSESKRELEALGTRHTKLPERHVEIRRQLCEALRLPDSELPFAAELITIPTEEKSWEASIELLLRSFALSLLVPQKHYAVVSAHIDRNRVRDGRGVGQKLVYLRVGGRAAPQSRAVAHSQSLLRKVKVKDGHGLAPWVKGELEERFDYLCCDTIEQFQAAHDMALTRERHIKGRGSRHEKDDRDRAIDPREFVLGWDNREKRKVLAENVRQLEEELRTMDARLNQLNAEITGLDSQRRSADVLRETAAYALIDFASELVSIAALREEKRALEESSDALKTLKLRITEVEATRKRLSDERDEAIRQHERASRDLRFAERQISDATQTISALRQSGEWSRHEALFPELSKLFAGEPLTVHNITQREAGFLAGRHAEVDRLKKDLEPLEREICKLMNQYLRDFADQQADLDASIEYLESFCAACEHIRREDLPRHENRFKERLNERVTQEIGILNGAFQTEKQEIEQKIEILNRSLRQLEYRPGTYMKLEPRAVRDVEIQQFQSSLRECLADSFEGTLAADEARYVRIARLIEKLREEQRWREKVTDVRRWFDFAARELDAESGAERGYYEDSTGQSGGEKAKLAFTILVAAIAYQFDIDPSRPSSDRFHFVVVDEMFSKVDDRYAEYALSLFRQFGLQLLIVAPLDAKARVTEPYVECYLHVVKDSKTHQSEIFSMTAREFEDTVLGRPAVVTVSPASAASVTR from the coding sequence ATGCATGACGCTCCGCGACGAACGCCCGGCTATCGACTCCAAAAACTCGAAGTGTCCAACTGGGGAACTTTCGATAGCAGTCGTGGCACGGTGCATGTGGTCAGACCCTGCGGCGCTACTACCCTCCTCATCGGCCAGAATGGCTCGGGCAAGTCCACTCTTGTGGATGCCCTGTTGACGCTGTTCGTGCGTCCGGTTGTTCGCAACTACAACGTCGCCGCCGGCGCTCAGAAGACCGAGCGCGATGAGCGGACCTACATCAAGGGGGCGTTTGACCGACGGAGCCGCGACGAAGACAATCGGGCGGAGGTGCAGTATCTCCGGCCCGACGGACGCAACTACTCAACCCTGCTCGCGACCTTCAAGAACGATCGTGGCGATGCCTTCACCGTAGCGCAGGTTCTGTACCTTGGCGGTGACGGCGGTGCCGAGAAGGTCTATGCCTTCGCCCAAGGCGAGAAGTCGATCGCCGAGCACTGCGCCAACCTCGCCACCACCGAACGCGTGCGCCAGCAGATGGAAAAGCGCGGCTTTCGCGCGACCGACAAGTACAACGAGTATCACGGCTGGGTCGCCAAGTTCACAGGCATGCAGCCCAAAGCGATGGATGTGTTCAACCAGACCGTCGCGGTCAAGGACATCCAGAGTCTGAACAAGTTCATCCGCGAGCACATGCTCGAGCCGAAGCCGTGGATGGAGAAAATCGAAACCCTGCAGGCCCACTTCACCCAACTCACGGAGGCCTATCAGAGCCTGGTGCGGGTTCGACGGCAGTTCGAGCTGCTCACGCCCATCGCAGCAAAGGGTGCAACCTTCACCGCGCAGTCGAATGCGCTGCACCTGGCACAGGCCATGTGCGGTGCCGCAGCTCCGTACTTCCGGGCGATGACGATCGAGCTGCTCGGGCCGGCAGCAGAGTCGCTGGCGAAAGACCTCTCGGCGCTGTTGGCCACCAGGGATCGTCTCGATACGGAGTTGCGGGACGCGGCCGACGCAGAGCGGCAGTTGAAAAATGAGATCGAGAACGCCGGGGGCGAGAGGCTTCGTCAGATTCCGTTGCTCATCAAACAGCACGAGACCGAGAGCGCTAACCGGCGAGAGCGCAGCGTTCGTTTCATGGCTGCGCTGGCCACGACGGCGCTCGCCGCGGATGTGACGGACGACGCCTCGCTGCGCGAGCTGCACCAACGTCTGCCGGAGTTCATCAAGGTATTAAGCACTCGCGAGGAGGCGCTCCGGCGTGAACATCAGGATGTCGTGCTGGATCGCGGCGATGCGCACCGCGAACTCAGCGAGAGCAAGCGGGAGCTCGAGGCGCTCGGCACACGCCACACGAAGCTCCCGGAGCGTCATGTGGAGATTCGCCGGCAACTCTGCGAAGCGCTGCGGCTCCCGGACAGCGAACTCCCGTTCGCGGCGGAGCTCATCACCATCCCGACTGAGGAAAAGAGCTGGGAGGCCTCGATCGAGCTATTGCTCAGATCCTTTGCGCTCAGCCTGCTGGTGCCACAGAAGCACTACGCCGTCGTCAGTGCCCACATCGACCGGAACAGGGTCCGTGATGGCCGTGGTGTCGGTCAGAAACTGGTGTATCTCCGCGTCGGCGGGCGTGCTGCGCCACAATCACGCGCTGTCGCCCATTCTCAGTCGTTGCTCCGCAAGGTCAAAGTCAAGGACGGCCACGGCCTTGCGCCCTGGGTGAAGGGGGAGTTGGAGGAACGCTTCGACTACCTCTGCTGCGACACCATCGAACAGTTTCAGGCCGCTCACGACATGGCCCTTACTCGTGAACGCCACATCAAAGGGAGGGGCTCGCGGCATGAGAAGGATGATCGGGATCGCGCCATCGATCCACGCGAGTTTGTGCTGGGGTGGGATAATCGCGAGAAGCGCAAGGTCCTCGCTGAAAACGTTCGGCAGCTCGAAGAAGAGCTGCGCACGATGGATGCTCGGCTGAATCAGTTGAATGCCGAGATTACGGGACTTGATTCTCAGCGTCGTTCCGCTGACGTGCTGCGAGAGACCGCGGCGTACGCCTTGATCGACTTCGCATCTGAACTAGTCTCGATCGCGGCATTGCGGGAGGAGAAACGGGCGCTGGAGGAATCGAGCGACGCGTTGAAAACGCTGAAACTGCGGATCACCGAAGTTGAAGCGACCCGGAAGCGACTGAGCGATGAGCGAGACGAAGCAATCCGGCAGCACGAGCGTGCCTCGCGGGATCTGCGCTTCGCGGAGCGTCAGATATCGGATGCCACCCAGACCATCTCGGCGCTCCGGCAATCGGGCGAATGGTCGCGGCACGAGGCGCTTTTCCCAGAGCTGTCGAAGCTCTTTGCGGGGGAGCCCTTGACCGTGCACAACATCACGCAGAGGGAGGCAGGCTTCCTGGCTGGCCGGCACGCGGAGGTGGATCGCCTGAAGAAGGATCTGGAGCCGCTGGAGCGGGAGATCTGCAAGCTCATGAACCAGTATCTCCGAGACTTTGCGGACCAGCAGGCCGATCTGGACGCATCAATCGAATACCTGGAGAGCTTCTGCGCTGCGTGCGAGCACATCCGCCGTGAAGACTTGCCCCGGCACGAGAATCGCTTCAAGGAACGGCTCAACGAAAGGGTCACGCAGGAGATCGGCATCCTCAACGGCGCGTTCCAAACTGAGAAGCAGGAGATCGAGCAGAAGATCGAGATCCTCAACCGCTCACTCAGGCAACTGGAGTACAGGCCAGGGACGTACATGAAGCTTGAGCCGCGGGCGGTCCGAGACGTGGAGATCCAGCAGTTTCAGTCCAGCCTGCGCGAGTGTCTCGCCGATTCGTTCGAGGGAACGCTCGCAGCGGATGAGGCGCGCTATGTCCGGATTGCCAGGCTCATCGAAAAGCTTCGCGAGGAACAGCGCTGGCGAGAGAAGGTCACGGATGTCAGGCGATGGTTTGACTTTGCTGCACGAGAGCTTGACGCTGAGTCGGGCGCGGAGCGGGGCTACTACGAGGACAGCACCGGCCAATCTGGGGGAGAGAAGGCCAAACTTGCGTTCACCATCCTGGTCGCAGCGATCGCGTACCAATTCGACATCGACCCGAGCCGGCCCAGCAGCGATCGTTTCCACTTTGTGGTAGTCGATGAAATGTTCTCAAAGGTCGACGACCGCTATGCCGAGTACGCCCTGTCGCTCTTCCGGCAGTTCGGGCTTCAGCTGTTGATCGTGGCCCCATTGGACGCCAAGGCCCGGGTCACCGAGCCGTACGTGGAGTGCTATCTCCACGTCGTCAAGGACTCCAAGACGCACCAATCGGAGATCTTCAGCATGACGGCGAGAGAGTTTGAGGACACCGTTTTGGGTCGACCCGCGGTGGTGACTGTTTCCCCAGCATCGGCGGCGAGCGTGACTCGATGA